In a single window of the Sylvia atricapilla isolate bSylAtr1 chromosome 20, bSylAtr1.pri, whole genome shotgun sequence genome:
- the DPH1 gene encoding 2-(3-amino-3-carboxypropyl)histidine synthase subunit 1, with amino-acid sequence MAAPVQVGSAAPVPAKARARHVAQQIPEDILGNAELRVAAEALPPNYNFEIPKTIWRIRQAQAKKVALQMPEGLLMFACTIADIIERFTDAEAVVMGDVTYGACCVDDYTARALGADFLVHYGHSCLIPIDSTQGLKMLYVFVDIKIDASHFLETIRFNFAAGTSLALVSTIQFVSTVQAVSQELRSQYKVCVPQCKPLSPGEILGCTSPRLAQDTDAIVYLGDGRFHLESIMIANPGIPAYRYDPYSKVFSQEHYSHERMHRARQDAIRTATTARCWGLILGTLGRQGSPSILQHLESRLHALGRPYVRVLLSEIFPSKLKLFPEVDVWVQVACPRLSIDWGEAFSKPLLTPYEAAVALQDIEWQQPYPMDFYASQSLGPWTVNHGGTQPPRRGRPAQGKPPAAPAPPEGGEQPSTGDPAAS; translated from the exons ATGGCGGCCCCCGTGCAGGTCGGGAGCGCGGCCCCGGTGCCCGCCAAAG CCCGAGCGCGGCACGTGGCCCAGCAGATCCCCGAGGACATCCTCGGGAACGCGGAGCTGCGGGTGGCGGCCGAGGCCCTGCCCCCCAACTACAACTTCGAGATCCCCAAGACCATCTGGCGCATCCGGCAGGCTCAGGCCAAGAAGG TGGCCCTGCAGATGCCAGAAGGGCTCCTCATGTTTGCCTGCACCATCGCTGACATCATTGAGCG ATTCACGGATGCGGAGGCGGTGGTGATGGGTGACGTGACCTACGGCGCCTGCTGCGTGGACGACTACACGGCCCGGGCCCTGGGCGCTGACTTCTTGGTGCACTATGGACACAGTTGCCTAA TTCCCATCGACTCCACGCAGGGGTTGAAGATGCTCTATGTGTTCGTGGACATAAAGATCGATGCATCCCATTTTCTTGAGACCATTCGCTTCAACTTTGCAGCAGGCACTTCCCTGGCCCTGGTCAGCACCATCCAGTTTGTCTCCACGGTGCAG GCAGTGTCACAGGAGCTGCGCTCCCAGTACAAGGTGTGTGTGCCCCAGTGTAAGCCACTGTCCCCAGGAGAGATCCTGGGCTGCACGTCACCCCGGCTTGCTCAGGACACGGATGCCATTGT GTATTTGGGCGACGGGCGCTTCCACCTGGAGTCCATCATGATTGCCAACCCAGGGATACCTGCATACAG GTACGATCCCTACAGCAAAGTGTTCTCGCAGGAGCACTACAGCCACGAGCGCATGCACCGCGCCCGGCAGGATGCCATCCgcactgccaccactgcccGCTGCTGGGGACTCATCCTGGGCACGCTGGGACGTCAGGGCTCCCCCAGCATCCTACAG CACCTGGAGTCGCGTCTCCATGCCCTGGGCCGGCCCTACGTGCGGGTGCTGCTGTCTGAGATCTTCCCCAGCAAGTTAAAGCTCTTCCCAGAGGTGGAtgt GTGGGTACAGGTAGCCTGTCCTCGGCTCTCCATCGACTGGGGAGAAGCCTTCAGCAAGCCACTGCTGACACCCTATGAG gctgcagtggctCTCCAGGACATCGAGTGGCAGCAGCCTTATCCCATGGACTTCTACGCCAGCCAGTCCCTGGGGCCGTGGACGGTGAACCACGGTGGCACACAGCCCCCGCGCCGCGGGCGGCCGGCACAG ggGAAGCCAcccgcggcccccgccccgcccgaGGGTGGGGAACAGCCGAGCACCGGGGACCCCGCAGCCTCGTGA
- the OVCA2 gene encoding LOW QUALITY PROTEIN: esterase OVCA2 (The sequence of the model RefSeq protein was modified relative to this genomic sequence to represent the inferred CDS: inserted 1 base in 1 codon; deleted 2 bases in 2 codons) encodes MDGVAPRNSTIPLSAGSCALQYQAVLRPCPRPPPSHRGSRPARRGCPVLTPAATSRRQGARVTAAAALRSLASPRPISAQRFGGXGGSGAGGAAMAEARPLRLLALHGYRQSARRLRQRTGALRKALRGRAELVAIDAPHLLPAGAEDDPDGDDPPRGWWFSGPGTFEAGEAAAAPAGLEESLSAVAAALAEHGPFDGLLGFSQGAALAAMVCALRARGDPRFPVAFAVLVAGFASRAPAHGHFYREPIALPTLHIVGDTDAVIAAPLSRELAQCFVEPVVHTHPGGHFIPAAAAQKKAYLEFLERFCPGQGQAECPGAGEV; translated from the exons ATGGATGGGGTCGCACCCCGTAACTCAACTATACCG CTGTCCGCGGGGAGCTGCGCCTTGCAATACCAGGCCGTGCTGCGGCCctgcccgcggccgccgccatcGCACCGGGGGTCGCGTCCCGCC CGTCGGGGCTGCCCCGTCCTCACCCCCGCGGCGACCTcccgccgccagggggcgcgcGTCACCGCCGCTGCGGCGCTCCGCTCGCTCGCTTCTCCCCGACCAATCAGCGCGCAGCGTTTCGGCG AGGGCGGAAGTGGTGCCGGGGGCGCGGCCATGGCGGAGGCGCGGCCGCTGCGGCTGCTGGCGCTGCATGGATACCGGCAGAGCGCCCGCCGCCTCCGCCAGCGCACCGGCGCGCTCCGCAAGGCCCTGCGCGGCCGCGCCGAGCTGGTGGCCATCGACGCGCCGCACCTTTTGCCCGCCGGCGCTGAGGACGACCCCGACGGGGACGATCCCCCCCGCGGCTGGTGGTTCTCCGGGCCCGGCACGTTCGAGGCGGGCGAagcggccgcggccccggcggggcTGGAGGAGTCTCTGTCGGCCGtggcggcggcgctggcggAGCACGGGCCCTTCGACGGGCTGCTGGGCTTCAGCCAGGGCGCGGCGCTGGCCGCCATGGTGTGCGCCCTGCGGGCCCGCGGCGACCCGCGCTTCCCGGTGGCCTTCGCCGTGCTGGTGGCCGGCTTCGCCAGCCGCGCCCCGGCACACGGACACTTCTACCGGGAGCCCATCGCCCTGCCCACGCTGCACATCGTGGGCGACACCGACGCCGTCATCGCGGCAcccctgagcagggagctggccCAGTGCTTCGTGGAGCCCGTGGTCCACACGCACCCCGGCGGGCACTTCATCCCCGCGGCCGCGGCGCAGAAGAAAGCCTACCTGGAATTCTTGGAACGCTTCTGCCCCGGGCAGGGCCAGGCCGAGTGCCCAGGGGCCGGGGAGGTTTGA
- the HIC1 gene encoding hypermethylated in cancer 1 protein produces MRVHRDLSWLAEATGRPGRRARSGMLDAMEVPSHSRQLLLQLNTQRTKGFLCDVIIVVQNALFRAHKNILAASSAYLKSLVVHDNLLNLDHEMVSPGIFRLILDFIYTGRLAECEPGSEQSLGAVLAAASYLQIPGLVALCKKKLKRSGKYCHLRGGYAPYKLGRGLRAATPVIQACYSGTPRPVDLPPVEPAAPLNTQCGELYASAAQGAPLHPHGLCPPERHCSPPCGLDLSKKSPTGPSAQLLPTDRLLPSEPREPSLPPRHDSPPVSAGLLGSHAAAYKDSPPGGEPGGHPHAPDPFRSTPPCAEPPLPRADGRELMYRWMKHEPLGPYLDEGEAEKELEREEKAESPPAAPQSRYPSVESNDLEPDNSTSEETGSSEGPSPGDALDRYCNHLGYEPESLGDNLYVCIPCGKGFPSSEQLNAHVEAHNEEELYHKAAAEQAVPFLDKGGPGLGDILRPYRCSSCDKSYKDPATLRQHEKTHWLTRPYPCTICGKKFTQRGTMTRHMRSHLGLKPFACDACGMRFTRQYRLTEHMRIHSGEKPYECQVCGGKFAQQRNLISHMKMHAAGPDGKAKLDFPDSVYAMARLTADQLGLKQEKAAELLSHTSHFLSDPKAMESLYPLAKFTAEHLGLSQDKAAEVLAQAPHLHTEAARTIERYSPP; encoded by the exons ATGAGAGTTCACCGAGACCTCAGCTGGCTGGCGGAGGCCACCGGACGCCCAG GGCGGCGGGCGAGGAGCGGGATGCTGGACGCCATGGAGGTGCCGAGCCACTCgcggcagctgctgctgcagctgaacacGCAGCGCACCAAGGGTTTCCTGTGCGACGTGATCATCGTGGTGCAGAACGCGCTTTTCCGAGCGCACAAGAACATCCTGGCCGCCAGCAGCGCCTACCTCAAGTCGCTGGTGGTCCACGACAACCTGCTCAACCTGGACCATGAGATGGTGAGCCCCGGCATCTTCCGCCTCATCCTCGACTTCATCTACACCGGCCGCCTGGCCGAGTGCGAGCCGGGCAGCGAGCAGAGcctgggtgctgtgctggctgccgCCAGCTACCTCCAGATCCCCGGCTTGGTGGCCCTTTGCAAGAAGAAGCTGAAGCGCAGCGGCAAGTACTGCCACCTGCGCGGGGGCTACGCGCCCTACAAGCTGGGCCGCGGGCTGCGGGCCGCCACGCCGGTCATCCAGGCTTGCTACTCGGGGACGCCACGGCCCGTGGACCTGCCGCCCGTGGAGCCGGCGGCTCCGCTCAACACGCAGTGCGGGGAGCTCTACGCCTCGGCCGCCCAGGGCGCCCCGCTGCACCCCCACGGGCTGTGCCCGCCCGAGCGCCACTGCTCGCCGCCCTGCGGCCTCGACCTCTCCAAGAAGAGCCCCACCggcccctctgcccagctcctgcccaccGACCGCCTGCTGCCCAGCGAGCCCCGCGAGCCCTCGCTGCCCCCACGGCACGACAGCCCCCCCGTCAGCGCCGGCCTCCTGGGCAGCCACGCCGCTGCCTACAAGGACTCCCCGCCGGGTGGAGAGCCGGGGGGTCACCCCCACGCCCCCGACCCCTTCCGCAGCACGCCGCCCTGCGCCGAGCCCCCGCTGCCCCGCGCTGATGGGAGAGAGCTGATGTACCGCTGGATGAAGCACGAGCCCCTGGGCCCCTACCTGGACGAGGGAGAGGcggagaaggagctggagcgGGAGGAGAAGGCCGAATCGCCTCCTGCGGCACCACAGTCCCGCTACCCCAGCGTGGAGAGCAACGACCTGGAGCCTGATAACAGCACGAGCGAGGAGACGGGCAGCAGCGAGGGCCCCTCACCCGGGGATGCTCTGGACCGCTACTGCAACCACCTGGGCTACGAGCCGGAGAGCCTGGGCGACAACCTGTACGTCTGCATCCCCTGCGGCAAGGGCTTCCCCAGCTCCGAGCAGCTCAACGCCCACGTGGAGGCCCACAACGAAGAGGAGCTGTATCACAAGGCAGCGGCCGAGCAGGCTGTGCCCTTCCTGGACAAAGgtggcccagggctgggtgacATCTTGAGGCCTTACCGCTGCTCCTCCTGCGACAAGTCCTACAAGGACCCGGCCACACTGCGGCAGCACGAGAAGACGCACTGGCTGACGCGCCCCTACCCCTGCACCATCTGCGGCAAGAAGTTCACGCAGCGCGGCACCATGACCCGCCACATGCGCAGCCACCTCGGCCTGAAGCCCTTCGCCTGCGACGCCTGCGGGATGCGCTTCACCCGCCAGTACCGCCTGACCGAGCACATGCGCATCCACTCGGGCGAGAAGCCCTACGAGTGCCAGGTGTGCGGCGGGAAGTTCGCCCAGCAGCGCAACCTCATCAGCCACATGAAGATGCACGCGGCCGGCCCCGACGGCAAAGCCAAGCTGGACTTCCCCGACAGCGTCTACGCCATGGCCCGTCTCACCGCCGACCAGCTGGGGCTCAAGCAGGAGAAGGCGGCCGAGCTGCTCTCCCACACCTCGCACTTCCTCAGCGACCCCAAGGCCATGGAGAGCCTCTACCCCCTGGCCAAGTTCACGGCTGAGCACCTGGGGCTGAGCCAGGACAAGGCGGCCgaggtgctggcacaggctccGCACCTCCACACCGAGGCTGCCCGGACCATAGAGCGATACTCGCCCCCCTAG